GGAAAAAGGTGTCCTATTCACTTATGGAACCAACTATGAAGCGCTTGGTCGTCAAACAGGTAAGTTGGCAGGCCGTGTTCTCCGAGGTGAGAAGGTCAAGGATGTCGATGCAGAGTATCCTAAAACACTAAATGTTGTGGTTAACCATGACATGGCTAAAGAACTTGGCATTGATGTTTCTAGTATTAGTGACGAGGAATCTAAGGCATCAACACAAGATGACAAACCGATTGCCAAAAAAGATAAGGGTGTCATTAAGCTTAAGGTTAATAAGTCATCTAAGAATGGTTTTTCAAATGTGGTGCTGACAGCTATTTCTCAGGGACTTCTCTGGGCAATTATGGCTATTGGGGTCTTCATTACCTTCCGTATTTTGGACCTTGCTGATTTGACAGCTGAGGGGGCCTTCCCACTTGGTGCTGCTACGACAACTATCATGATTATCCGTGGAATCAACCCAATCTTTGCGACTCTAGGTGGTTTTGTGGCTGGTATGCTTGCTGGAGCTGTGTCTGGTTTTATGCATACGAAAATGAAGATACCAGCACTTTTAACAGGGATTATTACCTTAACGGGGCTCTATTCCGTTAACCTTTTGGTTCTTGGAAGTGCCAATGTCTCTCTATCGGGACATAATACGCTAGTAACTATGGTGATGGGACTCGGTTTGTCTAAGCTGAATGGTGTGATTCTATTAGGACTGATTTTTGTTAGTCTGGTAGTGCTTATGTTGGTTGTTCTCCTTAATACGCAGGTTGGTCTGGCCCTTCGTGCGACAGGTGATAACCTTGCCATGGGTGAAGCCAATGGTATCAAGGTTGACCGTATGAAGATTCTTGGCTACATGATTTCCAATGGTTTGATTGCCCTATCAGGTGCCCTCCTAGCTCAAAACAATGGCTATGCGGATATGAATATGGGTACTGGTACAATCGTAAATGGCTTGGCTGCAATTATCTTGGCTGAAGTTATCGTCAAGTATCTACCACTTGGTAAACGCCTGTGGTCAATTGTTGTAGGAGCTGTTCTTTACCGTCTGGTCTTGGTTATTATCCTTGCCATGAACGTTGATGCTCAAATGTTGAAATTGGCTTCAGCCATCTTGCTTGCCGTCATCCTATATGTACCAGAAGTACGACAAAAATTGAAAATCAAACCTAACAAATCCTTGACTTTAGGAGGTGACAAGTAATGGCTTTACTTAGTTTACAACAGATTCACAAGACCTTTGAAAAAGGCACAGTCAATGAAAATCACGTCCTTCGTGGTTTGGATCTCGACATTGAGCAGGGAGACTTTATCTCTGTTATTGGAGGAAATGGTGCTGGTAAATCAACCTTGATGAATTCAATCGCTGGTGTTCTTAGCATTGATGAAGGGGATATCTTGTTGGAGGGACAATCTATTAAGAAAGCATCTGTAGATGAGCGTTCTAAAGATATTAGCCGTGTTTTCCAAGATCCTCGAATGGGGACAGCGACAAACCTTTCTATTGAAGAAAATATGGCGATTGCCTATCGTCGAGGTAAGAAACGTAGCTTCTTTAAAAAGTCTATTACTGAGAGCGAACGTCAAGTGTTCAAGGAAGCCTTGATAGATCTTGGTCTTGGGCTTGAAAATCGTATGAAGACCGATGCTAATTTCTTGTCAGGTGGACAACGTCAGGCCTTGACACTTGCTATGGCGACCTTGGTTCGTCCAAAGATTTTGCTTTTAGATGAACATACAGCTGCGCTAGATCCTAAGACAAGTGACATGGTTATGAATTTGACGCGTAAGATTGTTGAAGAACAAGAGTTGACAACTCTTATGATTACCCATAATATGGAACATGCTATCGAATATGGGAACCGTCTGGTCATGCTCTATCATGGTAAAATCGTCGTCGATGTGCGAGGTGAGGAAAAGAAAAATCTCACTGTTGCAGAACTTATGGATCTCTTCCACAAAAATAGTGGACAAGTCCTCAATGACGATGCCTTGGTACTCGGTTAATAAGCAAAAAGAAACTATCCAAAGTTCAGATTTTGGGTAGTTTTTTCTTGACTATTTTTGACCAAGTGCTAAAATAAATATATAGATTAGCACTCTTGATTAATGAGTGCTAAAAATAACGTTTCACACGTTACTAATAACAAATAACATTTGGAGGTAATTGGTATGGCATTGAAACCATTGGGCGATCGTATCGTTGTCCGTTTTGAAGAAACAGAAGAAAAAACAGCTAGTGGCTTTGTATTGGCAGGAGCTAGTCATGAAGCTACAAAGACTGCTGAGGTTTTGGCAGTAGGTGAAGGAATCCGTACTCTTACTGGTGAATTGATTGCACCTAGTGTTGCAGCAGGCGATAAAGTTCTTGTTGAAAATGGTGCAGGTGTCAATGTTAAAGACGGAGATGATTCCGTTTCAATTATCCGTGAAGCAGATATTTTAGCGGTCCTAGCTTAGGTCAATGCTAATCAGATATAAACTAAGATAAAGAAGGAGTAACTATGGCAAAAGATATTAAATTTTCATCAGATGCACGCGCAGCAATGGTTCGTGGTGTTGATACTTTGGCTGATACAGTTAAGGTAACGCTTGGCCCTAAAGGTCGTAACGTGGTTTTGGAAAAAGCTTTTGGCTCACCTCTTATCACTAATGATGGTGTAACAATTGCTAAGGAAATCGAACTCGAAGATCACTTTGAAAATATGGGTGCCAAACTGGTCAGCGAAGTGGCTTCAAAAACTAACGATATTGCCGGTGACGGAACAACTACAGCCACTGTTTTGACACAAGCTATTGTCCGTGAAGGTCTAAAAAATGTAACGGCTGGTGCTAATCCAATCGGTATCCGTCGTGGGATTGAAGCAGCTGTGGCTACAGCTGTGGAAGAGCTTAAAGCTATTGCTCAACCAGTTGCCAATAAGGAAGCCATTGCCCAAGTTGCAGCTGTTTCATCACGTTCTGAAAAAGTTGGTGAATACATTTCAGAAGCTATGGAACGTGTTGGTAATGACGGTGTTATCACTATCGAAGAGTCTCGTGGTATGGAGACAGAACTCGAAGTGGTTGAAGGTATGCAGTTTGACCGTGGTTATCTTTCTCAGTACATGGTTACTGATAATGAAAAAATGGTCGCTGACCTTGAAAATCCATTTATCCTTGTGACTGACAAGAAAATTTCAAATATTCAAGATGTCCTCCCACTCTTGGAAGAAGTGCTTAAGACCAGTCGTCCACTTTTGATTATTGCTGATGATGTGGATGGTGAAGCGCTTCCAACGCTTGTTCTTAACAAGATTCGTGGAACTTTCAATGTTGTTGCTGTTAAGGCGCCTGGCTTTGGTGACCGCCGTAAAGCGATGTTAGAAGACATTGCCGTATTGACAGGAGCAACTGTTATTACTGAGGATCTTGGTCTTGAGCTTAAGGATGCAACGATGGCAGCACTTGGTCAAGCTTCGAAAGTAACTGTGGATAAAGATAGCACAGTTATCGTTGAAGGTGCAGGAAGCGCAGAAGCGATTGCTAACCGTGTTAACCTCATCAAGTCTCAATTGGAAACAACAACATCTGAGTTTGACCGTGAAAAACTTCAAGAACGTTTGGCTAAATTGTCAGGCGGGGTTGCAGTCGTTAAGGTTGGTGCAGCCACTGAAACAGCCCTTAAAGAAATGAAACTTCGTATTGAAGATGCCCTTAATGCTACTCGTGCCGCTGTTGAAGAAGGTATCGTAGCAGGTGGGGGTACAGCCTTAGTTAACGTCATTGCTAAGGTTGCTGAACTTGATCTTGAAGGTGACGACGCTACAGGACGTAATATTGTCCTCCGTGCCTTGGAAGAGCCAGTGCGCCAAATTGCTTATAACGCTGGTTATGAAGGTTCCGTTATCATCGATAAATTGAAAAATAGCCCAGTTGGTACAGGATTTAACGCTGCCAATGGTGAATGGGTAGATATGGTTGAAGCAGGAATCATTGACCCAGTTAAGGTAACGCGTTCTGCTCTTCAAAATGCCGCTTCAGTAGCAAGTCTTATCTTGACAACCGAAGCAGTCGTTGCCAACAAACCTGAACCAGAGGCTCCAGCAGCGCCAGCTATGGATCCAGGAATGATGGGTTACTAAGAGTTTAAAAAGCAAAAGAAAAAACCTAGGAAAAGTTGAGAAACTTTTTCTGGGTTTTCTTTTTTTCAATTATTTGTTATTAATTACTGAAAAGGGTTAAATGTACCAGAACTTCCTTGTTGACCTGCCATTTGCATCATCATTTGTTGCTGCTTGATACGCTCTGCTTCCTTATTCATATTGATAGAAACAACAAGAAGGATGACCCAACCGATGAATGTCCAGTTTAGGAGGATAGATAAGACAAAGATTAGCCATTTCTTGTCTGTTTTGTTTAGGAGGGCTGGTAAGATAATAAGTGCTACAAAAGGTAAAGAAAAAATTAGGAGGAAAAGTGCTGAGGGTAATGTTGCCCCAACTTCATCGCTAGCAACTCCAATTAAATATATTCCGAGGGCCCAGATGATAAATGGAATATCAGCGATGGCTAACATGATGAAGTTTGTCTGGGTTTTCTTGTCTTGTTTCTTCCAAGTTTCGTTTAGATTTTTACTTGCTTGTTGGAAAGTTTCACCAGTTTGATTCGCAAATTGGTTAACAGTCTGACTGGCAGTTTCTACAACAGGTTTAACTTGTTCCTGGAAGGTCTTTGATTGCTTTTCTTGAGATAAGTTAGTTGCTTGGAAAGTTTCTTCTTCATCTGCTGTAGAGTTAGTGAGTGGCTCTTCAGCGACGTCATAGCTGTCAACATCTTTTTCGGCAGTTTCTACAACTTCTGTTGATGGTGCAGGTTCTGTAGGCTCAACACCTTCTGAGTCTTGCTTAGTTTCTACAGTGTCTTTTTGTGGGACAGGTTTTGTTATTTCGACAGTTTGTTTGGGAGTTTCTCGGATAAACTCGCCTTTCTGAGCTGCTTCAGCCATTTCTTGAATACTTGGATTACGACCATTAACTGCTTGGAAAAAATCGATCCAATCTTGTTGCTTCATGTGTATAACCTCCAGATATCTTGATTATAAAAATGTTGATAATTACAATTATAGCAATAGTGTAAGGGGACTACAATGGGAGTCTTTACTTTATTTCCTTATAATCTTCTTATCACTAAAGATGGGAAAGAGAAAGAAATAGGTTAGGATATAGACCACTAGAGGATATATCAGTGGATTATAGTCCCAGGCTCCTTGCCAATCTAGGTGTAAGAGTCTAACACTAGCGCGTGTTAGACCGGCACTCCAAGCTTTAAGGCCAAATGGTCTTAGGATTAAACTGAGTGGTGTTGGAAGATGTAAAAGGTAGACTCCATAAACTGCCACTAAAACTAAGAGATATAATCTAAAAAAACGCTGGTGGTAGGCCCACAAGCGTGTGAAATAGTTTTTCATTAGCCAATAACTGCAAATAGTTTTTGAGCGTTTGATTGGCGAGTAGCATCCATGATGAGGAATAAGTCAACGATTGACCAGATACCACATCCACCACACGTCAAAAGTTTACCAACACCGAGACCAATTTGTCCTAATAGAAAGCGGTCAATTCCAAGAGTCCCACCTAGAAGTGAAATAATCAACAACATTGTTGGATCTTGGAAGCTGATTGAGTAAAGCATTGAAAGTTGTTGCTCAGGAAGTGCTTCAAGACGTTGACGGATGTACTGAACTTGTTCTGTTGGGAAATACTTGGCGTTAATGGTTATCCATTGATCGACTGGATTCATAAATTAAATACCCCTCAAATTTTAAATGATATGTAAAGGATAACATATTGTAAAGGGAGATTCAAGGCGGTCAAGGCTTTTGAAGTCAATAAAAGCAACTTATTTGCAAGCTTCCACTGTGTCATAACTAGAGGATCATTAGGATAATCCTTTCGCACTATGCTTGAGAATGAGCCTACTTCTATTATTTGTGATTTCTCAACCCTTTTTCAAAACTGTCTGAACTCGCCTTAACAGTGATTTTTTCGAGTGTTAAGGGATGGGTGAAACAAAGAGTGTGGGCGTGGAGCATGAGTCGAGATGCGGGGCGGTGGCTATAAAGAGGGTCCCCCAGAATGGCATGACCATGGTGGGCCAGATGCACCCGAATTTGGTGGGTCCGTCCGGTTTTTAGTTGACAATTGACCAGACTGGCTCCTTTGAAGGCTTTGAGGCGTGTGACGGTTGTATAGGCAACCTGCCCTTTTCTAGGCTCAACCACTCGTTTTCTACGATCATGGCGGTCGCGTCCAATCTTGTCATTGTACACAGTCTCCTTGGTTTGGAATT
The DNA window shown above is from Streptococcus salivarius and carries:
- a CDS encoding DUF2752 domain-containing protein; the protein is MKNYFTRLWAYHQRFFRLYLLVLVAVYGVYLLHLPTPLSLILRPFGLKAWSAGLTRASVRLLHLDWQGAWDYNPLIYPLVVYILTYFFLFPIFSDKKIIRK
- a CDS encoding ABC transporter ATP-binding protein; this translates as MALLSLQQIHKTFEKGTVNENHVLRGLDLDIEQGDFISVIGGNGAGKSTLMNSIAGVLSIDEGDILLEGQSIKKASVDERSKDISRVFQDPRMGTATNLSIEENMAIAYRRGKKRSFFKKSITESERQVFKEALIDLGLGLENRMKTDANFLSGGQRQALTLAMATLVRPKILLLDEHTAALDPKTSDMVMNLTRKIVEEQELTTLMITHNMEHAIEYGNRLVMLYHGKIVVDVRGEEKKNLTVAELMDLFHKNSGQVLNDDALVLG
- the groES gene encoding co-chaperone GroES, encoding MALKPLGDRIVVRFEETEEKTASGFVLAGASHEATKTAEVLAVGEGIRTLTGELIAPSVAAGDKVLVENGAGVNVKDGDDSVSIIREADILAVLA
- a CDS encoding superinfection immunity protein, with the protein product MKQQDWIDFFQAVNGRNPSIQEMAEAAQKGEFIRETPKQTVEITKPVPQKDTVETKQDSEGVEPTEPAPSTEVVETAEKDVDSYDVAEEPLTNSTADEEETFQATNLSQEKQSKTFQEQVKPVVETASQTVNQFANQTGETFQQASKNLNETWKKQDKKTQTNFIMLAIADIPFIIWALGIYLIGVASDEVGATLPSALFLLIFSLPFVALIILPALLNKTDKKWLIFVLSILLNWTFIGWVILLVVSINMNKEAERIKQQQMMMQMAGQQGSSGTFNPFQ
- a CDS encoding TM2 domain-containing protein — its product is MNPVDQWITINAKYFPTEQVQYIRQRLEALPEQQLSMLYSISFQDPTMLLIISLLGGTLGIDRFLLGQIGLGVGKLLTCGGCGIWSIVDLFLIMDATRQSNAQKLFAVIG
- a CDS encoding ABC transporter substrate binding protein → MKKFLVSMMAVITAVLLVACSNASNKDLVHVGVLQYVEHPSLSATRKGFIEELKEEGYVDGKNIKIDYQNAQGDQSNLQTISQSLIEDNDLMLAIATPAAQSLSSLTKDKPILFTAVTDPVSAKLVKSMDNVGGNVTGTSDMSPINKQVELLKKVLPNTKKVGIMYTTSERNSEVQVEEAKKYFKEAGIETVIKGISSTNDIQDTAKSLMSQTQVIFIPTDNTIVSAINTLVDLSKETKVPVVGSDAGSVEKGVLFTYGTNYEALGRQTGKLAGRVLRGEKVKDVDAEYPKTLNVVVNHDMAKELGIDVSSISDEESKASTQDDKPIAKKDKGVIKLKVNKSSKNGFSNVVLTAISQGLLWAIMAIGVFITFRILDLADLTAEGAFPLGAATTTIMIIRGINPIFATLGGFVAGMLAGAVSGFMHTKMKIPALLTGIITLTGLYSVNLLVLGSANVSLSGHNTLVTMVMGLGLSKLNGVILLGLIFVSLVVLMLVVLLNTQVGLALRATGDNLAMGEANGIKVDRMKILGYMISNGLIALSGALLAQNNGYADMNMGTGTIVNGLAAIILAEVIVKYLPLGKRLWSIVVGAVLYRLVLVIILAMNVDAQMLKLASAILLAVILYVPEVRQKLKIKPNKSLTLGGDK
- the groL gene encoding chaperonin GroEL (60 kDa chaperone family; promotes refolding of misfolded polypeptides especially under stressful conditions; forms two stacked rings of heptamers to form a barrel-shaped 14mer; ends can be capped by GroES; misfolded proteins enter the barrel where they are refolded when GroES binds) → MAKDIKFSSDARAAMVRGVDTLADTVKVTLGPKGRNVVLEKAFGSPLITNDGVTIAKEIELEDHFENMGAKLVSEVASKTNDIAGDGTTTATVLTQAIVREGLKNVTAGANPIGIRRGIEAAVATAVEELKAIAQPVANKEAIAQVAAVSSRSEKVGEYISEAMERVGNDGVITIEESRGMETELEVVEGMQFDRGYLSQYMVTDNEKMVADLENPFILVTDKKISNIQDVLPLLEEVLKTSRPLLIIADDVDGEALPTLVLNKIRGTFNVVAVKAPGFGDRRKAMLEDIAVLTGATVITEDLGLELKDATMAALGQASKVTVDKDSTVIVEGAGSAEAIANRVNLIKSQLETTTSEFDREKLQERLAKLSGGVAVVKVGAATETALKEMKLRIEDALNATRAAVEEGIVAGGGTALVNVIAKVAELDLEGDDATGRNIVLRALEEPVRQIAYNAGYEGSVIIDKLKNSPVGTGFNAANGEWVDMVEAGIIDPVKVTRSALQNAASVASLILTTEAVVANKPEPEAPAAPAMDPGMMGY